One part of the Xylocopa sonorina isolate GNS202 chromosome 10, iyXylSono1_principal, whole genome shotgun sequence genome encodes these proteins:
- the Dzip1 gene encoding DAZ interacting zinc finger protein 1 isoform X1, producing the protein MAFSFRIGTKWCHDFPKLARESGFYFNMHRSRVRVDWNCINNIDIDRIIRERDFHSIDDNINNVIDYCLESEYDVKILDPNFVKLFRLAQLAVEYLLYCKQYLDHSIVILKDELRLKIEESVKLKKEVATMEEIVKHIKEKTRERSKLIETKIEDCNGEIYKCPHCSKTFISPMFVSAHIIRRHMYTSDLYMSSSPIHDHYRTETEKLYNEIKNLKERLNETERVIRNESERVSNKKTLDYDKNQPEKETENSKYSNKSEGYSEYKGYQEEIKNLKTMLFDEIHNLRQKEKAAYDYTSETNVEALINKQEKEFQKLKDQLLEKLTPNIENMHAKLCAQENYWMSKIEQLENQHYQDIERLTTELKLTQKAADDMKVKYEAKVSDLEHQTAKQSDMLIEQNKQLHSLSHEINVSQINEKNIDFKSNSSRKHNQSRMLDQSNAIFKKSTESSLNQNDIIDTKVEQIILGNSTIDTTMSSSLSSKVFPLTKENRFLETTHSSNSKENIKQKGINSVKNTKLDHVTNFDKDLKYSSSSDISDSDDLMPEEGNNYTCTKNNNLTITELSDYNINKIQDTPSTNTLNKYLSNIKNKKPEDNLSSVSNSESSISDSSTKSVNTIHNNSLLREHNTHSIHSLKNKKPADRVSFHKKLQASLKEAFEQKLRDLGIDPEWQGIPKATFKQKMDILKHHHKLATKKSPKYHQTKLKIIEEIRDKIYRKGKVTEDLKQMKKSPSHRVVTNIKSTNGNGTMKVNNQEDSGNHVPTLQTVISNKFHSVQEYNHSIEDIIEDKQTLTKAKKSGNYKTIERIMQFPTNSIKSLEDLEHTINPQEHSTRKDSLSKIKPADNSETLKIMTNDRDISNNKSIQKSMDNSNIQQELKDTYASPKHNKSVLKSMSTSKTSLTKKKVLFDLADERDSESPSDDDMKKEQLNDSNWNTSRKHLFGSEDYKNSSTIILKTAQSDKIAELSRKLEAQLNMVRQKPAGSIETIFSSKYIQNKENQNKNNEQINSTDAINSLLDNQLHIPVQSISKKTNNSLPQPAPRNIKDKTSETLYAESISEISDLDSDIDKILKLE; encoded by the exons ATGGCATTTTCATTTCGTATTGGCACTAAATGGTGCCACGATTTTCCAAAACTGGCCAGAGAATCTGGATTTTATTTCAATATGCACAGATCCAGAGTACGAGTAGATTGGAACTGTATAA ATAATATAGATATTGATCGAATTATAAGAGAAAGAGATTTCCATTCTATCGATGACAATATAAACAATGTAATAGATTATTGTTTAgaaagtgaatatgatgtaaaAATTTTGGACCCCAATTTTGTAAAACTCTTTCGCCTTGCGCAGCTAGCTGttgaatatttattatattgtaaGCAATATTTAGATCATAGTATAGTCATATTGAAAGATGAATTGAGATTGAAAATAGAAGAAAGCGTTAAATTGAAAAAAGAAGTAGCTACCATGGAAGAAATAGtaaaacatataaaagagaaaACAAGGGAGCGGAGTAAATTGATAGAAACTAAAATTGAAGATTGTAATGGTGAAATATATAAA TGTCCTCATTGCTCAAAAACTTTTATATCTCCCATGTTTGTGAGTGCCCACATCATACGTCGTCATATGTACACATCAGATTTATACATGTCTTCATCTCCTATACATGATCACTATCGCACTGAAACAGAAAAATTatataatgaaataaaaaaCCTAAAGGAAAGATTAAATGAAACAGAAAGAGTAATAAGAAATGAGTCTGAAAGGGTTTCTAATAAAAAGACGTTAGACTATGATAAAAATCAACCTGAAAAAGAAactgaaaattctaaatattctaATAAATCTGAAGGATATTCAGAATATAAGGGATAccaagaagaaataaaaaatttgaAGACCATGCTTTTCGATGAAATACAT AATTTAAGGCAAAAGGAGAAGGCTGCATACGATTACACATCTGAGACAAATGTAGAAGCACTAATAAATAAACAGGAAAAAGAATTTCAAAAATTGAAAGATCAACTTCTTGAAAAA CTTACTCCAAATATAGAAAATATGCATGCAAAATTATGTGCTCAAGAAAATTATTGGATGTCAAAGATAGAACAATTAGAGAATCAACATTATCAGGATATTGAGAGACTAACTACAGAACTGAAATTGACTCAAAAAGCAGCTGATGATATGAAAGTTAAATATGAAGCAAAAGTTAGCGATTTAGAACATCAAACTGCTAAACAATCAGATATGTTAATAGAACAAAACAAACAGTTACATTCCTTATCACACGAGATAAATGTTTCACAAATAAATGAGAAAAATATAGATTTTAAAAGTAATTCATCCAGAAAACATAATCAATCTAGAATGTTAGATCAATCAAATGCAATTTTTAAAAAATCAACTGAAAGTAGTTTAAATCAAAATGATATTATAGATACAAAAGTCGAACAAATCATTCTTGGAAATAGTACAATAGATACTACTATGAGTTCAAGTTTATCAAGTAAAGTATTTCCTTTAACAAAGGAAAATCGATTTTTAGAAACAACACATTCTTCAAATtctaaagaaaatattaaacaaaagGGTATAAATAGTGTAAAAAATACAAAATTGGATCATGTAACAAATTTCGATAAAGATTTAAAATATTCTAGTTCAAGTGATATTTCAGACTCAGATGATTTAATGCCAGAAGAAGGAAATAATTATACATGtacaaaaaataataatttaaccaTAACAGAGTTAAGtgattataatataaataaaatacaaGATACTCCTAGCACAAATACActtaataaatatttatctaATATAAAGAATAAAAAGCCAGAAGATAATCTGTCATCTGTGTCAAACTCAGAATCGTCTATTTCTGATTCCAGTACAAAAAGTGTTAATACAATTCACAATAATTCTTTATTACGTGAACATAACACACATTCAATACattctttaaaaaataaaaaaccagCGGATCGCGTATCGTTTCATAAAAAATTACAGGCTAGtttaaaagaagcatttgaacaaaagTTAAGAGATTTAGGAATCGATCCTGAATGGCAGGGAATACCCAAagcaacttttaaacaaaaaatgGATATTTTAAAGCATCATCACAAATTGGCTACGAAA AAATCGCCAAAATATCATCAAACCAAATTGAAAATCATTGAGGAGATACGTGATAAAATATATAGGAAAGGAAAAGTAACAGAAGATTTAaagcaaatgaaaaaatcaCCTTCACATAGAGTAGTAACAAATATTAAATCAACTAATGGAAATGGTACAATGAAAGTCAATAATCAAGAAGATTCCG GAAATCATGTTCCTACATTACAAACTGTAATATCAAATAAATTTCATTCTGTACAAGAATATAATCACTCGATTGAAGACATAATTGAAGATAAACAGACACTTACAAAAGCAAAAAAATCTGGAAATTATAAAACTATAGAAAGAATAATGCAATTTCCAACAAATTCAATAAAATCATTGGAAGATTTGGAACATACAATAAACCCCCAAGAACATTCAACCAGAAAAGACTCTTTAAGTAAAATAAAGCCTGCAGATAATTCTGAAACACTTAAAATAATGACAAATGATAGGGATATATCAAATAATAAATCCATACAGAAGAGTATGGATAATTCAAATATTCAACAAGAATTAAAAGATACATATGCATCTCCAAAACATAACAAAAGCGTTCTAAAATCTATGTCAACTTCGAAAACTAGTTTAACAAAGAAGAAAGTTTTGTTTGACCTAGCAGATGAAAGAGATAGTGAATCACCGTCTGATGACGATATGAAAAAGGAGCAATTAAATGATAGTAATTGGAATACTTCTAG GAAACATTTATTTGGATCGGAAGATTATAAAAATTCAAGCACTATTATACTAAAGACTGCGCAAAGTGATAAAATAGCAGAGCTATCAAGGAAATTGGAAGCACAG tTAAACATGGTGAGACAAAAGCCTGCAGGATCGATtgaaacaatattttcttcaaaatatatacaaaataaagaaaatcaaaataagaataatgagcAAATAAATTCTACTGATGCTATAAATTCGCTTCTAGATAATCAATTGCACATACCTGTGCAATCAATTTCGAAAAAAACGAACAATTCCTTACCACAACCAGCACCGCGTAATATAAAAGATAAAACATCTGAAACATTATACGCGGAATCTATATCAGAAATATCGGATTTAGACTCTGACATAGATAAAATTCTAAAGTtggaataa
- the LOC143428567 gene encoding uncharacterized protein LOC143428567 isoform X1 yields the protein MMPMPNIFCLVCDISINISSSINIFSTSFPCHRELLVNFVSRVLRTATSDLQNPYICSQCYNLFQMLEQAQKTVLNIRCEILKIYCATERRKSIKQSINNDTKLSLSISMPFDEQKLNYNDENLRAKIDSQTTQVEKLIQQQCVQDNIASQNINILNTDYVTNNKITAELKKHFKKKLADYNEEENVKSFDYNNSHNDLKKDDIFNSDKLHNSVDLINENNIYNISTPQVNTYALKVHVGEQNFVSLIDSKKCEPKNSVRTDSIFSKNRLQIQSIDLEWKEENENTENTTVVNDNKMKISSKSGKTVKYNIKSLKYSCTICDKRWRTSTELKAHMKTHSTLRPYMCEKCGQAYKQKRALEIHVGMHNGINPFQCNFCSKCFTQKGALRRHLPMHTGEMPYQCELCGKRFIHHTSYKMHRLSHSGKKSYKCHMCDLSLLSTSHLKRHMRVHTGEKPYSCTVCGKRFAERYNLLAHQKIHDPLESKIKKTKGTQYQCNHCNLIFEQKKNLNDHMKHHCHVNETDLKKSQCTVVENEMEIQKLSKKIESEHVVLQETWIQMNRPKLDIIDDQTRFVLLQNTIPKTDENSFAVTFSDQKVSLESTNYNTNLQVIIEPTNASLLNSNISSIDKMHM from the exons atgatGCCAATGCCTAATATATTTTGTTTAGTGTGCGATATAAGCATTAACATTTCGTCTTCCATAAATATATTTTCAACATCCTTCCCTTGTCACAGGGAGCTATTGGTAAATTTTGTATCGCGAGTGCTTCGCACAGCAACTTCAGATTTGCAAAATCCTTATATTTGTTCGCAATGTTACAATTTATTTCAAATGTTAGAACAAGCACAGAAAACTGTTTTAAATATACGTTGTGAGATACTGAAAATATACTGTGCTACTGAACGAAGAAAGAGTATCAAACAATCGATAAATAATGATACAAAATTGAGTCTAAGTATAAGTATGCCATTTGATGAACAAAAATTAAACTACAACGATGAAAACTTAAGAGCGAAAATAGATTCGCAAACTACTCAAGTTGAGAAACTAATACAACAACAATGTGTTCAAGATAATATAGCAAGCCAAAATATAAATATCTTAAATACAGATTATGTTACCAACAATAAAATTACTGCGGAATTAAAGAAACATTTTAAGAAGAAGTTAGCTGACTATAATGAAGAAGAAAATGTAAAATCATTTGACTATAATAATTCTCATAATGATTTAAAAAAAGATGATATTTTTAATAGTGATAAACTTCATAATTCGGTAGATTTAATTaatgaaaataatatatataatattagtaCACCACAAG TAAATACATATGCATTGAAAGTGCATGTTGGAGAACAAAATTTTGTTTCGCTAATAGATTCTAAAAAGTGTGAACCAAAGAATTCTGTGAGAACAGATTCCATATTTTCAAAGAATAGATTACAAATACAAAGTATTGATTTAGAATGGAAAGAGGAGAATGAAAATACAGAAAACACAACAG TGGTCAATgataataaaatgaaaatatcttcAAAATCAGGGAAGACAGTAAAGTACAATATAAAATCGTTAAAATATTCTTGTACTATTTGTGATAAAAGATGGAGAACATCAACTGAATTGAAAGCACATATGAAAACTCATTCAACATTAAGGCCATACATGTGCGAAAAATGTGGTCAGGCATATAAACAAAAGCGTGCATTAGAGATACATGTTGGGATGCATAATGGAATAAATCCATTTCAGTGTAATTTTTGCAGCAAGTGCTTTACACAAAAAGGAGCTCTTAGAAGACATTTGCCAATGCATACTGGTGAAATGCCATATCAATGCGAGTTGTGTGGTAAAAGATTTATACATCATACTTCATATAAAATGCACAGATTGTCACATAGTGGAAAAAAATCTTACAAGTGCCAT ATGTGTGACTTATCTTTACTTTCAACGTCTCATTTAAAAAGGCATATGCGAGTTCACACAGGTGAAAAACCATATAGTTGTACAGTGTGTGGAAAACGTTTTGCAGAACGATATAATTTGCTTGCTCATCAAAAGATTCATGATCCCCTtgaaagtaaaataaaaaagacTAAAGGAACACAGTATCA ATGTAATCATTGTAATTTAATCTTTGAACAGAAGAAAAATTTAAATGATCATATGAAACATCATTGTCATGTAAATGAGACTGATCTTAAAAAATCACAATGTACAGTTGTTGAAAATGAAATGGAAATTCAAAAATTATCGAAAAAAATAGAGTCTGAACACGTAGTGTTGCAAGAAACGTGGATACAAATGAATCGTCCAAAACTAGATATTATTGACGATCAAACAAGATTTGTACTTTTACAAAATACTATACCTAAAACCGATGAAAACTCTTTTGCAGTTACGTTTAGTGATCAAAAAGTATCTTTGGAAAGTACAAACTACAATACGAATTTACAAGTAATTATAGAACCTACAAATGCATCACttttaaatagcaatatttcaTCTATAGATAAAATGCATATGTGA
- the Dzip1 gene encoding DAZ interacting zinc finger protein 1 isoform X2, with the protein MFVSAHIIRRHMYTSDLYMSSSPIHDHYRTETEKLYNEIKNLKERLNETERVIRNESERVSNKKTLDYDKNQPEKETENSKYSNKSEGYSEYKGYQEEIKNLKTMLFDEIHNLRQKEKAAYDYTSETNVEALINKQEKEFQKLKDQLLEKLTPNIENMHAKLCAQENYWMSKIEQLENQHYQDIERLTTELKLTQKAADDMKVKYEAKVSDLEHQTAKQSDMLIEQNKQLHSLSHEINVSQINEKNIDFKSNSSRKHNQSRMLDQSNAIFKKSTESSLNQNDIIDTKVEQIILGNSTIDTTMSSSLSSKVFPLTKENRFLETTHSSNSKENIKQKGINSVKNTKLDHVTNFDKDLKYSSSSDISDSDDLMPEEGNNYTCTKNNNLTITELSDYNINKIQDTPSTNTLNKYLSNIKNKKPEDNLSSVSNSESSISDSSTKSVNTIHNNSLLREHNTHSIHSLKNKKPADRVSFHKKLQASLKEAFEQKLRDLGIDPEWQGIPKATFKQKMDILKHHHKLATKKSPKYHQTKLKIIEEIRDKIYRKGKVTEDLKQMKKSPSHRVVTNIKSTNGNGTMKVNNQEDSGNHVPTLQTVISNKFHSVQEYNHSIEDIIEDKQTLTKAKKSGNYKTIERIMQFPTNSIKSLEDLEHTINPQEHSTRKDSLSKIKPADNSETLKIMTNDRDISNNKSIQKSMDNSNIQQELKDTYASPKHNKSVLKSMSTSKTSLTKKKVLFDLADERDSESPSDDDMKKEQLNDSNWNTSRKHLFGSEDYKNSSTIILKTAQSDKIAELSRKLEAQLNMVRQKPAGSIETIFSSKYIQNKENQNKNNEQINSTDAINSLLDNQLHIPVQSISKKTNNSLPQPAPRNIKDKTSETLYAESISEISDLDSDIDKILKLE; encoded by the exons ATGTTTGTGAGTGCCCACATCATACGTCGTCATATGTACACATCAGATTTATACATGTCTTCATCTCCTATACATGATCACTATCGCACTGAAACAGAAAAATTatataatgaaataaaaaaCCTAAAGGAAAGATTAAATGAAACAGAAAGAGTAATAAGAAATGAGTCTGAAAGGGTTTCTAATAAAAAGACGTTAGACTATGATAAAAATCAACCTGAAAAAGAAactgaaaattctaaatattctaATAAATCTGAAGGATATTCAGAATATAAGGGATAccaagaagaaataaaaaatttgaAGACCATGCTTTTCGATGAAATACAT AATTTAAGGCAAAAGGAGAAGGCTGCATACGATTACACATCTGAGACAAATGTAGAAGCACTAATAAATAAACAGGAAAAAGAATTTCAAAAATTGAAAGATCAACTTCTTGAAAAA CTTACTCCAAATATAGAAAATATGCATGCAAAATTATGTGCTCAAGAAAATTATTGGATGTCAAAGATAGAACAATTAGAGAATCAACATTATCAGGATATTGAGAGACTAACTACAGAACTGAAATTGACTCAAAAAGCAGCTGATGATATGAAAGTTAAATATGAAGCAAAAGTTAGCGATTTAGAACATCAAACTGCTAAACAATCAGATATGTTAATAGAACAAAACAAACAGTTACATTCCTTATCACACGAGATAAATGTTTCACAAATAAATGAGAAAAATATAGATTTTAAAAGTAATTCATCCAGAAAACATAATCAATCTAGAATGTTAGATCAATCAAATGCAATTTTTAAAAAATCAACTGAAAGTAGTTTAAATCAAAATGATATTATAGATACAAAAGTCGAACAAATCATTCTTGGAAATAGTACAATAGATACTACTATGAGTTCAAGTTTATCAAGTAAAGTATTTCCTTTAACAAAGGAAAATCGATTTTTAGAAACAACACATTCTTCAAATtctaaagaaaatattaaacaaaagGGTATAAATAGTGTAAAAAATACAAAATTGGATCATGTAACAAATTTCGATAAAGATTTAAAATATTCTAGTTCAAGTGATATTTCAGACTCAGATGATTTAATGCCAGAAGAAGGAAATAATTATACATGtacaaaaaataataatttaaccaTAACAGAGTTAAGtgattataatataaataaaatacaaGATACTCCTAGCACAAATACActtaataaatatttatctaATATAAAGAATAAAAAGCCAGAAGATAATCTGTCATCTGTGTCAAACTCAGAATCGTCTATTTCTGATTCCAGTACAAAAAGTGTTAATACAATTCACAATAATTCTTTATTACGTGAACATAACACACATTCAATACattctttaaaaaataaaaaaccagCGGATCGCGTATCGTTTCATAAAAAATTACAGGCTAGtttaaaagaagcatttgaacaaaagTTAAGAGATTTAGGAATCGATCCTGAATGGCAGGGAATACCCAAagcaacttttaaacaaaaaatgGATATTTTAAAGCATCATCACAAATTGGCTACGAAA AAATCGCCAAAATATCATCAAACCAAATTGAAAATCATTGAGGAGATACGTGATAAAATATATAGGAAAGGAAAAGTAACAGAAGATTTAaagcaaatgaaaaaatcaCCTTCACATAGAGTAGTAACAAATATTAAATCAACTAATGGAAATGGTACAATGAAAGTCAATAATCAAGAAGATTCCG GAAATCATGTTCCTACATTACAAACTGTAATATCAAATAAATTTCATTCTGTACAAGAATATAATCACTCGATTGAAGACATAATTGAAGATAAACAGACACTTACAAAAGCAAAAAAATCTGGAAATTATAAAACTATAGAAAGAATAATGCAATTTCCAACAAATTCAATAAAATCATTGGAAGATTTGGAACATACAATAAACCCCCAAGAACATTCAACCAGAAAAGACTCTTTAAGTAAAATAAAGCCTGCAGATAATTCTGAAACACTTAAAATAATGACAAATGATAGGGATATATCAAATAATAAATCCATACAGAAGAGTATGGATAATTCAAATATTCAACAAGAATTAAAAGATACATATGCATCTCCAAAACATAACAAAAGCGTTCTAAAATCTATGTCAACTTCGAAAACTAGTTTAACAAAGAAGAAAGTTTTGTTTGACCTAGCAGATGAAAGAGATAGTGAATCACCGTCTGATGACGATATGAAAAAGGAGCAATTAAATGATAGTAATTGGAATACTTCTAG GAAACATTTATTTGGATCGGAAGATTATAAAAATTCAAGCACTATTATACTAAAGACTGCGCAAAGTGATAAAATAGCAGAGCTATCAAGGAAATTGGAAGCACAG tTAAACATGGTGAGACAAAAGCCTGCAGGATCGATtgaaacaatattttcttcaaaatatatacaaaataaagaaaatcaaaataagaataatgagcAAATAAATTCTACTGATGCTATAAATTCGCTTCTAGATAATCAATTGCACATACCTGTGCAATCAATTTCGAAAAAAACGAACAATTCCTTACCACAACCAGCACCGCGTAATATAAAAGATAAAACATCTGAAACATTATACGCGGAATCTATATCAGAAATATCGGATTTAGACTCTGACATAGATAAAATTCTAAAGTtggaataa
- the Sf2 gene encoding splicing factor 2: MSHGGRNECRIYVGNLPPDIRTKDIQDLFYKFGKVIFVDLKNRRGPPFAFVEFDDPRDAEDAVHARDGYDYDGYRLRVEFPRGGGPSNNFRGGRGAGDSGRGGRGEMSNSRGRGPPARRSQYRVLVTGLPPSGSWQDLKDHMREAGDVCFADVYKDGTGVVEFLRYEDMKYAVKKLDDSRFRSHEGEVAYIRVKEDHNSGDRGRSEDRERGRSHSRSYSPRRRGSPTYSPLRRNYSRSRSCSRSRSYD, encoded by the exons ATGTCCCACGGTGGTAGAAATGAATGTAGAATTTACGTGGGCAATTTACCACCTGATATAAGAACGAAAGACATTCAAGATCTTTTCTACAAGTTCGGTAAAGTTATTTTTGTTGATTTAAAAAATCGTAGGGGACCACCATTCGCTTTCGTCGAGTTCGACGATCCAAG AGATGCAGAAGATGCTGTACATGCAAGGGACGGATACGATTACGATGGTTATAGACTACGTGTTGAGTTTCCAAGAGGTGGTGGTCCTAGTAATAATTTTCGTGGTGGTCGTGGTGCAGGGGATAGTGGAAGAGGTGGCAGAGGTGAAATGAGTAATTCCAGAGGACGCGGGCCACCTGCAAGAAGGTCCCAATATAGAGTTCTTGTTACTGGTTTACCTCCTTCTGGTAGTTGGCAAGATTTGAAGGATCATATGCGTGAAGCTGGCGATGTATGTTTTGCTGATGTTTATAAAGATGGTACTGGAGTTGTTGAATTCTTACGATATGAAGATATGAAGTATGCAGTGAAGAAATTAGATGATTCAAGATTTAGGTCTCATGAG GGTGAAGTAGCTTATATTCGAGTGAAAGAAGATCATAACAGTGGGGATAGGGGACGCAGTGAAGACAGGGAGAGGGGTCGAAGTCATTCACGAAGCTATAGCCCACGGCGTCGTGGTTCGCCTACCTATTCACCATTGCGACGTAATTACTCGCGATCAAGATCTTGTTCCAGATCTCGTTCATACGACTAG
- the LOC143428567 gene encoding uncharacterized protein LOC143428567 isoform X2 gives MMPMPNIFCLVCDISINISSSINIFSTSFPCHRELLVNFVSRVLRTATSDLQNPYICSQCYNLFQMLEQAQKTVLNIRCEILKIYCATERRKSIKQSINNDTKLSLSISMPFDEQKLNYNDENLRAKIDSQTTQVEKLIQQQCVQDNIASQNINILNTDYVTNNKITAELKKHFKKKLADYNEEENVKSFDYNNSHNDLKKDDIFNSDKLHNSVDLINENNIYNISTPQVNTYALKVHVGEQNFVSLIDSKKCEPKNSVRTDSIFSKNRLQIQSIDLEWKEENENTENTTGKTVKYNIKSLKYSCTICDKRWRTSTELKAHMKTHSTLRPYMCEKCGQAYKQKRALEIHVGMHNGINPFQCNFCSKCFTQKGALRRHLPMHTGEMPYQCELCGKRFIHHTSYKMHRLSHSGKKSYKCHMCDLSLLSTSHLKRHMRVHTGEKPYSCTVCGKRFAERYNLLAHQKIHDPLESKIKKTKGTQYQCNHCNLIFEQKKNLNDHMKHHCHVNETDLKKSQCTVVENEMEIQKLSKKIESEHVVLQETWIQMNRPKLDIIDDQTRFVLLQNTIPKTDENSFAVTFSDQKVSLESTNYNTNLQVIIEPTNASLLNSNISSIDKMHM, from the exons atgatGCCAATGCCTAATATATTTTGTTTAGTGTGCGATATAAGCATTAACATTTCGTCTTCCATAAATATATTTTCAACATCCTTCCCTTGTCACAGGGAGCTATTGGTAAATTTTGTATCGCGAGTGCTTCGCACAGCAACTTCAGATTTGCAAAATCCTTATATTTGTTCGCAATGTTACAATTTATTTCAAATGTTAGAACAAGCACAGAAAACTGTTTTAAATATACGTTGTGAGATACTGAAAATATACTGTGCTACTGAACGAAGAAAGAGTATCAAACAATCGATAAATAATGATACAAAATTGAGTCTAAGTATAAGTATGCCATTTGATGAACAAAAATTAAACTACAACGATGAAAACTTAAGAGCGAAAATAGATTCGCAAACTACTCAAGTTGAGAAACTAATACAACAACAATGTGTTCAAGATAATATAGCAAGCCAAAATATAAATATCTTAAATACAGATTATGTTACCAACAATAAAATTACTGCGGAATTAAAGAAACATTTTAAGAAGAAGTTAGCTGACTATAATGAAGAAGAAAATGTAAAATCATTTGACTATAATAATTCTCATAATGATTTAAAAAAAGATGATATTTTTAATAGTGATAAACTTCATAATTCGGTAGATTTAATTaatgaaaataatatatataatattagtaCACCACAAG TAAATACATATGCATTGAAAGTGCATGTTGGAGAACAAAATTTTGTTTCGCTAATAGATTCTAAAAAGTGTGAACCAAAGAATTCTGTGAGAACAGATTCCATATTTTCAAAGAATAGATTACAAATACAAAGTATTGATTTAGAATGGAAAGAGGAGAATGAAAATACAGAAAACACAACAG GGAAGACAGTAAAGTACAATATAAAATCGTTAAAATATTCTTGTACTATTTGTGATAAAAGATGGAGAACATCAACTGAATTGAAAGCACATATGAAAACTCATTCAACATTAAGGCCATACATGTGCGAAAAATGTGGTCAGGCATATAAACAAAAGCGTGCATTAGAGATACATGTTGGGATGCATAATGGAATAAATCCATTTCAGTGTAATTTTTGCAGCAAGTGCTTTACACAAAAAGGAGCTCTTAGAAGACATTTGCCAATGCATACTGGTGAAATGCCATATCAATGCGAGTTGTGTGGTAAAAGATTTATACATCATACTTCATATAAAATGCACAGATTGTCACATAGTGGAAAAAAATCTTACAAGTGCCAT ATGTGTGACTTATCTTTACTTTCAACGTCTCATTTAAAAAGGCATATGCGAGTTCACACAGGTGAAAAACCATATAGTTGTACAGTGTGTGGAAAACGTTTTGCAGAACGATATAATTTGCTTGCTCATCAAAAGATTCATGATCCCCTtgaaagtaaaataaaaaagacTAAAGGAACACAGTATCA ATGTAATCATTGTAATTTAATCTTTGAACAGAAGAAAAATTTAAATGATCATATGAAACATCATTGTCATGTAAATGAGACTGATCTTAAAAAATCACAATGTACAGTTGTTGAAAATGAAATGGAAATTCAAAAATTATCGAAAAAAATAGAGTCTGAACACGTAGTGTTGCAAGAAACGTGGATACAAATGAATCGTCCAAAACTAGATATTATTGACGATCAAACAAGATTTGTACTTTTACAAAATACTATACCTAAAACCGATGAAAACTCTTTTGCAGTTACGTTTAGTGATCAAAAAGTATCTTTGGAAAGTACAAACTACAATACGAATTTACAAGTAATTATAGAACCTACAAATGCATCACttttaaatagcaatatttcaTCTATAGATAAAATGCATATGTGA